One Flagellimonas sp. CMM7 genomic region harbors:
- a CDS encoding adenylate kinase gives MIKLHDKVFKPYLGEAQILAAVEKIAAEIARDYQNETPIFVGVLNGAFMFVSDFLKAYQHPCQVSFVRLSSYHGLTSTGIVETLLDVPEDIDGRSVIILEDVIDTGRTLKQLVHLFSQTNVKEFKIASLFYKSDVYSGEYSIDYVGMEIPDNFIVGYGLDYNELGRNLREVYQLNQNNMINLVLFGKPGAGKGTQAGFLKENYNLKHISTGDVFRYNIKNGTELGKLAKSYIDRGDLVPDEVTISMLKDEVDKNPDAAGFIFDGFPRTTAQAEALDNFLESKNMQIDATIALEADDDVLVARLLERGKESGRSDDQDENKIRNRFDEYNEKTAPLRAYYEKQGKFHSVNGIGEINQITERLSTVVNDL, from the coding sequence TTGATCAAGCTCCATGACAAAGTTTTTAAGCCCTATTTAGGGGAGGCACAAATTTTAGCTGCCGTTGAAAAAATAGCGGCTGAAATAGCCAGGGACTACCAGAACGAGACTCCTATTTTTGTTGGTGTACTCAATGGAGCATTCATGTTCGTATCCGATTTTTTGAAGGCATATCAACACCCATGTCAAGTTTCCTTTGTGCGGTTAAGTTCCTATCACGGATTAACATCCACTGGTATTGTAGAAACTTTATTGGATGTTCCGGAAGATATAGATGGAAGAAGTGTAATTATTTTAGAGGATGTTATTGATACGGGCCGAACATTGAAGCAATTAGTGCATTTGTTCTCTCAAACCAATGTGAAAGAGTTTAAAATAGCTTCGTTGTTTTATAAATCTGATGTGTATTCAGGTGAATATTCAATTGACTATGTGGGAATGGAAATTCCTGATAATTTTATTGTAGGATATGGCCTGGATTATAATGAATTGGGCAGAAACTTAAGAGAAGTATATCAACTAAACCAGAATAATATGATCAACCTTGTGCTTTTTGGAAAGCCGGGAGCGGGAAAAGGAACCCAAGCTGGGTTTTTAAAGGAAAACTACAATTTAAAACACATTTCTACAGGAGATGTTTTTAGATATAATATTAAAAACGGAACGGAACTGGGCAAATTGGCCAAATCTTATATAGATAGGGGCGATTTGGTTCCTGATGAGGTAACGATAAGCATGCTGAAGGATGAAGTGGACAAAAATCCAGATGCGGCAGGATTCATTTTTGATGGGTTTCCAAGAACAACAGCACAGGCAGAGGCATTGGACAATTTTTTAGAATCCAAAAACATGCAGATAGACGCCACCATTGCGCTAGAGGCCGATGATGATGTTTTAGTGGCTCGCTTGCTGGAACGTGGCAAGGAAAGTGGCCGTTCAGATGATCAGGATGAAAATAAAATCCGAAATCGGTTTGATGAATACAATGAGAAAACAGCTCCTTTAAGAGCTTACTATGAGAAACAAGGGAAGTTTCATTCTGTTAATGGAATAGGGGAAATAAATCAGATTACAGAGCGACTCAGTACTGTTGTAAACGACCTTTAA
- a CDS encoding DUF4136 domain-containing protein, with translation MRYLFSILFICSLLSCSGVRVNYDYDKATNFSNYTSYNYFSDIESGLSELDEKRLMRALDSTLQAKGYLLVEEPDFFINILSNEYRSAPNNAVGVGIGGTGRNVGGGISVGLPLGNSGIQRQIQFDFVDAQKDALFWQASSESGFRENASPSVREERLRALVKKVFSKFPPEKR, from the coding sequence ATGCGATATCTTTTTTCCATACTGTTTATATGTTCACTGTTATCCTGCAGTGGAGTCCGGGTAAATTACGACTACGATAAAGCCACTAATTTTTCCAACTACACCAGTTATAATTACTTCTCGGATATAGAATCCGGTTTAAGTGAATTGGATGAAAAACGATTGATGCGGGCTCTTGATTCTACATTACAGGCAAAGGGTTATCTTTTGGTAGAGGAACCTGATTTTTTCATCAATATACTTAGCAATGAATACAGAAGTGCCCCAAACAATGCTGTAGGCGTTGGTATTGGTGGAACAGGCAGAAATGTAGGTGGAGGAATTTCCGTAGGTCTACCTTTAGGTAATTCAGGGATTCAGCGTCAGATTCAGTTTGACTTTGTAGATGCCCAAAAAGATGCGCTATTCTGGCAGGCTTCAAGCGAAAGTGGTTTTAGAGAAAATGCTTCACCGAGCGTTAGAGAAGAAAGGTTAAGAGCACTGGTAAAAAAGGTATTCTCCAAATTTCCCCCAGAAAAGAGATAA
- a CDS encoding LytTR family DNA-binding domain-containing protein gives MKIRAVIVEDSRLARNELKELIKKHEEIELIGEAENVDKGFELIQKENPDLLFLDINMPEKDGFELLEMLDEVPITVFTTAFDEYAIKSFEYNALDYLLKPINEKRFSMALEKVKAQLSGNPEETESEKKLTENSQIFIKDGESCWLVKVGDISHFEIVGNYTRVFFEEKKPLLYKSLNQVEEKLPEQSFFRVNRQQIVNTNFIGNVVPWFNGKLKLQMKNGEEIEVSRRQSYIFKDKMSL, from the coding sequence ATGAAGATAAGAGCTGTAATTGTTGAAGATTCCAGGCTAGCTCGTAACGAGTTAAAAGAGCTCATTAAAAAGCATGAAGAAATTGAGCTTATCGGGGAGGCTGAAAATGTGGACAAAGGGTTTGAACTCATACAGAAAGAAAACCCGGACTTACTTTTTTTAGATATCAATATGCCGGAAAAAGATGGTTTTGAACTCCTTGAGATGTTGGATGAAGTCCCAATAACAGTTTTCACCACCGCTTTTGATGAGTATGCAATTAAATCCTTTGAATACAATGCATTGGATTATTTGTTAAAACCAATAAATGAAAAGCGTTTTTCAATGGCTTTGGAAAAAGTAAAAGCGCAATTAAGTGGGAATCCAGAAGAGACAGAATCTGAAAAGAAGCTAACGGAAAACAGTCAAATATTTATTAAGGACGGAGAATCTTGCTGGTTGGTAAAGGTTGGGGATATTTCTCATTTTGAAATTGTTGGGAATTATACCCGTGTGTTTTTTGAAGAGAAAAAACCATTATTATACAAGTCTCTTAATCAAGTTGAAGAAAAATTGCCCGAACAGTCTTTTTTTAGGGTAAATAGACAACAAATTGTGAATACCAATTTTATAGGAAATGTAGTGCCATGGTTTAATGGCAAGCTAAAGCTTCAGATGAAGAATGGCGAAGAAATTGAAGTGTCCAGAAGACAGTCCTATATATTTAAGGATAAAATGAGCTTATAA
- the obgE gene encoding GTPase ObgE: MTEGNFVDYVKVYVASGKGGKGSVHLHREKYITKGGPDGGDGGRGGHVIVRGNSNLWTLVTFKFKKHFKASHGEHGSKNRSTGADGKDVYMDVPLGTIVRDTESNEILFEITENGEEKIVAEGGMGGRGNWHFKSSTNQTPRYAQPGIPGQEAQITLELKVLADVGLVGFPNAGKSTLLSVVTSAKPKIADYEFTTLKPNLGIVEYRDFRSFVMADIPGIIEGAAEGKGLGHYFLRHIERNSTLLFLIPADSNDISKEYEILLDELRRYNPELLDKERIIAISKSDMLDEELMAEMKVELDKDFKNIPYRFISSVAQQGIQELKDDLWKLLNE, encoded by the coding sequence ATGACAGAAGGTAATTTTGTTGATTATGTAAAGGTTTATGTAGCTTCTGGAAAAGGGGGCAAGGGTTCTGTGCACTTGCATCGTGAAAAATATATTACCAAAGGTGGTCCAGATGGTGGAGACGGTGGACGCGGCGGTCATGTAATTGTTAGAGGAAATAGTAATCTTTGGACATTGGTCACCTTTAAGTTCAAGAAGCATTTTAAAGCAAGTCATGGAGAGCATGGCAGCAAAAATCGTAGTACGGGTGCAGATGGTAAAGATGTCTATATGGATGTGCCCTTAGGTACTATAGTAAGAGATACCGAAAGCAATGAAATTCTCTTTGAGATTACCGAGAATGGAGAAGAAAAAATAGTGGCAGAAGGAGGAATGGGAGGTCGTGGCAACTGGCATTTTAAAAGCTCCACCAACCAAACTCCAAGATATGCGCAACCAGGAATTCCCGGTCAAGAAGCTCAAATAACGCTGGAATTGAAAGTATTGGCGGATGTTGGCCTTGTTGGCTTTCCCAATGCAGGTAAATCCACGCTACTTTCAGTGGTGACCTCTGCAAAACCAAAAATTGCGGATTATGAGTTTACAACGCTAAAACCTAATTTGGGTATAGTTGAATACCGAGATTTTAGGAGCTTTGTAATGGCTGATATTCCCGGTATTATTGAAGGGGCAGCTGAAGGAAAAGGTTTGGGGCATTATTTTTTGAGACATATTGAGCGTAACTCAACCTTACTTTTTTTAATACCTGCAGATAGCAATGATATTTCAAAAGAATATGAAATCCTGTTGGACGAACTAAGGCGTTACAATCCTGAACTACTGGATAAGGAAAGGATAATCGCAATTTCTAAATCCGATATGCTGGATGAAGAACTTATGGCAGAAATGAAGGTTGAATTGGACAAGGACTTCAAAAATATCCCATATCGATTTATTTCGTCAGTTGCGCAACAGGGTATCCAAGAACTTAAGGATGACCTCTGGAAGTTATTGAACGAATAA
- a CDS encoding sensor histidine kinase, producing MELTNKKSKYTFWILQVLGWGFVNMLSLFVLKKISIELILYSSIFGMFIGISSTSMLRWYFKKNIQFDSFGIKELTKVMVSFLITAMLFGAMNYGFGYIYAKFGPELTDVELQMFNNYDKVWIQILNSLFVIGAWTTTYLVVKLLLKLNKDRIERLELNTNLKQAQLNTLKGQINPHFMFNSLNNIRGLMLEDVEKSREMLTKLSEILRYSLTKNNTNAITVAEELEMVGNYIDLSKIQLEDRLEFVEEIDDDTLSLNIPPMVVQLLIENATKHGISNLKQGGRIVLSIKQDGELLVIQVRNTGKLQIGKNTTQLGLKNIRQRLKLLYADKASFSLKEVSSEVVAHIKIPLA from the coding sequence ATGGAATTGACCAATAAAAAAAGCAAGTACACTTTTTGGATTCTACAAGTTCTTGGTTGGGGCTTTGTTAATATGCTTTCACTCTTTGTTCTGAAGAAAATAAGCATAGAGCTGATATTATACTCAAGCATATTTGGGATGTTCATTGGTATTTCCTCCACTTCTATGCTTCGTTGGTATTTTAAAAAAAATATTCAATTTGATTCATTCGGTATTAAGGAACTCACCAAAGTAATGGTGTCCTTTCTTATAACAGCAATGTTGTTTGGAGCAATGAACTATGGTTTTGGTTATATCTATGCAAAATTTGGACCTGAACTAACTGATGTGGAACTCCAGATGTTCAACAATTACGATAAAGTTTGGATTCAAATATTAAATTCACTTTTTGTGATTGGAGCATGGACTACAACCTATCTGGTTGTAAAACTTCTCTTAAAGCTAAATAAAGATAGAATAGAACGTTTGGAACTTAATACCAACCTCAAACAGGCACAACTTAATACCTTGAAAGGACAAATCAATCCACATTTTATGTTTAACAGCCTTAACAATATTAGAGGGTTAATGTTAGAGGATGTGGAGAAGTCCAGAGAAATGCTAACAAAACTATCTGAGATTTTAAGATACTCGCTTACCAAGAACAATACAAACGCTATAACGGTGGCAGAAGAGTTGGAAATGGTTGGTAATTACATAGATCTCTCAAAAATCCAATTGGAAGATCGATTGGAATTTGTTGAAGAAATAGATGATGATACGCTCTCATTAAACATTCCACCAATGGTTGTTCAATTATTGATAGAAAACGCTACAAAACATGGAATTTCCAATTTAAAACAAGGGGGACGAATTGTTTTGAGCATAAAGCAAGATGGAGAGCTGTTGGTCATTCAGGTAAGAAATACGGGAAAATTGCAAATAGGAAAAAACACGACCCAATTGGGGTTAAAGAATATCCGTCAAAGACTAAAGTTATTATATGCAGATAAAGCCTCTTTTAGTTTGAAAGAGGTGTCAAGTGAAGTTGTGGCTCATATAAAAATTCCTCTGGCATGA
- a CDS encoding M3 family metallopeptidase — protein MPTNNPLLKSFDKAPFEQIKNEHFKPAFLEAIENARKEIDALVENTEAPTFENTLEALEFSGRQLDRVSSIFFNLNSAETNDEIQKIAQEVSPLLSEFGNDITLNEALFKRIKSVYEQRGHLDLTTEQQTLLEKRYKSFSRNGANLEDAAKKRLREVDAELSKLKLKFGENVLAETNKYELLLTKEEDLNGLPEGAKEAAAQLAKSKEKEGWLITLDYPSYIPFMKYAKNRALRKELSLAFGSKGFHKDELDNQENVLKIVSLRHERANLLGYQTHAHFVLEERMAETPEKVQSFLTELLEKAKPAAEREFAELEAFAKELDGIAQLEKWDSAYYSEKLKQKLFNLDDEKLKPYFKLENVIDGVFKVTEKLFDLNFKEVFNVEKYHDDVKTFEVYDSSQNLVSLFYADFHPRPGKRGGAWMTSYKPQYTLQGKNSRPHISNVCNFTKPTSTKPSLLTFNEVTTLFHEFGHALHGMLANTTYPSISGTSVYWDFAELPSQILENWCYEKEALELFAFHYETGELIPMELVQKIKESATFQEGMATLRQLSFGFLDMAWHGKDPSKIEEVKNYESKAFEGTNLFPETPETCMSVAFSHIFQGGYSSGYYSYKWAEVLDADAFAYFKEKGIFNKEVATKFKEHVLSKGGTENPMTLYKRFRGAAPKIEPLLERAGLIKKVG, from the coding sequence ATGCCTACGAATAACCCTCTTCTCAAATCATTTGACAAAGCTCCTTTTGAACAAATCAAAAATGAACATTTTAAACCAGCCTTTTTAGAGGCAATTGAAAATGCCAGAAAAGAGATAGATGCCTTGGTTGAGAATACCGAGGCACCAACTTTTGAAAATACGTTGGAAGCTTTGGAATTTTCTGGAAGGCAATTGGATAGGGTTTCCAGTATTTTTTTCAATCTCAACTCAGCTGAAACCAATGATGAGATTCAAAAAATAGCGCAAGAAGTCTCTCCCTTATTGTCAGAATTTGGTAATGACATCACATTGAACGAAGCGCTCTTTAAAAGGATAAAATCGGTCTACGAACAAAGAGGGCACCTTGACCTTACCACAGAACAACAAACCTTATTGGAGAAAAGGTACAAAAGCTTTAGTCGCAACGGAGCTAATCTAGAGGATGCCGCAAAGAAACGCCTTAGAGAGGTTGACGCCGAACTGTCCAAACTAAAATTAAAGTTTGGTGAAAACGTGTTGGCAGAAACCAACAAGTATGAACTATTGCTCACAAAAGAAGAAGATTTAAATGGATTACCAGAAGGAGCAAAAGAAGCCGCGGCACAATTGGCAAAATCAAAGGAGAAGGAAGGCTGGTTGATTACATTGGATTACCCAAGCTACATTCCATTTATGAAATACGCTAAAAATAGGGCGTTACGAAAAGAACTCTCCCTAGCATTTGGCAGTAAAGGGTTTCATAAAGACGAGCTGGATAATCAAGAAAATGTTTTAAAGATTGTATCACTTCGCCATGAGAGGGCCAATTTGCTAGGGTATCAAACCCATGCACACTTTGTCTTGGAAGAACGAATGGCGGAAACTCCCGAAAAAGTGCAGAGCTTTTTGACCGAGCTTCTGGAGAAGGCAAAACCAGCTGCTGAAAGAGAGTTTGCAGAATTGGAAGCATTTGCAAAAGAACTGGACGGCATTGCTCAACTGGAGAAATGGGACAGTGCATATTATTCTGAAAAGTTGAAGCAAAAATTGTTCAATTTGGATGATGAAAAACTAAAGCCCTATTTTAAACTGGAAAATGTAATTGATGGTGTTTTTAAAGTGACGGAAAAACTATTTGACCTCAACTTTAAAGAAGTTTTCAATGTTGAAAAATACCATGACGATGTAAAAACCTTTGAGGTTTACGACAGCTCACAAAACTTGGTTTCGCTTTTCTATGCAGATTTTCATCCCAGACCCGGAAAACGCGGCGGTGCTTGGATGACTTCCTATAAACCACAATACACATTGCAAGGTAAAAATAGTAGACCTCACATTTCAAATGTCTGCAACTTTACAAAGCCCACAAGCACCAAACCATCGCTTCTTACCTTCAATGAGGTAACCACGCTGTTCCATGAATTTGGTCATGCGCTGCATGGCATGTTGGCCAATACTACTTATCCAAGTATTTCAGGCACATCGGTCTATTGGGATTTTGCAGAACTTCCCAGTCAAATATTGGAAAATTGGTGCTATGAAAAAGAAGCTTTGGAACTTTTTGCCTTTCATTATGAAACCGGGGAATTGATTCCTATGGAATTGGTTCAAAAAATAAAAGAATCTGCAACCTTTCAAGAAGGTATGGCCACACTTCGTCAATTAAGCTTTGGCTTCTTGGATATGGCGTGGCACGGAAAAGACCCATCAAAAATTGAGGAAGTAAAAAATTACGAATCCAAAGCATTTGAAGGCACCAATCTATTTCCTGAAACTCCTGAAACATGCATGAGCGTAGCATTCTCCCATATATTTCAGGGAGGGTATTCCTCTGGATATTACAGCTATAAATGGGCAGAGGTTTTAGATGCTGATGCATTTGCGTATTTTAAAGAAAAAGGAATTTTCAATAAGGAAGTCGCAACCAAATTCAAGGAACATGTACTTTCCAAGGGAGGTACAGAAAACCCTATGACACTTTACAAACGTTTTAGAGGTGCAGCACCTAAAATTGAACCTTTATTAGAACGGGCTGGGTTGATAAAGAAAGTTGGTTAA
- the purE gene encoding 5-(carboxyamino)imidazole ribonucleotide mutase produces the protein MSKVAVIMGSTSDLPVMQEAVDILKGFDIEVDVDIVSAHRTPEKLFDFSKNAHKNGYTVIIAGAGGAAHLPGMVASLSPLPVIGVPVKSSNSIDGWDSILSILQMPGGVPVATVALNGAKNAGILAAQIIGSSDKCVLDKVEVYKQGLKEKVIKGAEEVRNKN, from the coding sequence ATGAGCAAAGTAGCCGTAATTATGGGAAGTACCAGTGACCTTCCTGTTATGCAAGAAGCCGTTGATATTTTAAAAGGGTTTGATATTGAAGTTGATGTAGACATTGTTTCTGCCCATAGAACTCCAGAAAAACTGTTCGATTTTAGTAAAAATGCCCATAAGAATGGATATACTGTAATCATCGCCGGCGCTGGTGGCGCTGCCCACTTACCTGGAATGGTTGCTTCTTTATCTCCTTTGCCAGTTATTGGAGTTCCAGTAAAAAGCAGCAATTCTATTGACGGTTGGGATTCTATACTCTCCATTCTTCAAATGCCAGGTGGGGTTCCCGTAGCAACGGTAGCACTTAATGGCGCAAAAAATGCTGGTATTTTGGCTGCCCAGATTATTGGATCTTCTGATAAATGTGTCTTAGACAAAGTTGAAGTCTATAAACAAGGGCTTAAAGAAAAAGTCATCAAAGGAGCCGAAGAAGTGCGAAATAAGAACTAG
- a CDS encoding S9 family peptidase, with amino-acid sequence MKTLNFKTVCGIALFLLIGTTSYAQEKTVPGNPSLVSSNDELISLASLDEGDYRYTVEDYFANPKAFTFRFSPDGKYLSYRESNVEGKRHIYVKNLKTNEIKRAIEEKEELVRTYGWVNNGRLFYSMDKGGDENYHIYAVDLDGSNQKDLTPFDGVRAQFTELLKEDKDHIIVALNKNNPQVFEPYKVNLNTGELTQLYSNEDAANPIAGYNFDKNGNLKAFAKIRDGVEQDIYYEDGNGSYNVIKKLNWKDSFNILDFNYATENPHDAYVISNLSSDKAEIVLYDLMEDKVIEKVFTNNQYDVQSMGLSRKRNYEIDYFSYEGEKNIVVPISDSYKKLDSKIKKELPGKQYSVLDTTDDENLYMVYVDSDRLYGAYYAFNVQKNELKELYNTMPQLKEEDMSEMRPITFKSRDGLTLHGYITLPKAALAGQKVPVIVNPHGGPQGIRDSWGFNPESQLFASRGYATLQVNFRISGGYGREFLESGFKQIGRKAMDDVEDGLQYVIDQGWVDADKAAIYGGSHGGYAVLRGLTKTPDLYACGVDYVGVSNLFTFMKTIPPYWKPYLKIIKEIWYDEDVAEEKAIMEEVSPVYQMEKIKKPLFVVQGANDPRVNIDESDQIVSALRGKGYDVPYMVKYDEGHGFGKEENRIELYKAMMGFYSKHLGKQEIPAPLKD; translated from the coding sequence ATGAAAACATTAAATTTTAAAACTGTTTGTGGTATTGCCTTGTTTTTACTCATAGGAACGACCTCATACGCTCAGGAGAAAACTGTTCCTGGAAACCCAAGTTTGGTTAGTTCAAACGACGAACTGATTTCCCTTGCATCTTTAGATGAGGGAGATTACAGGTACACCGTGGAAGATTACTTTGCAAACCCAAAGGCCTTTACTTTTAGATTTTCACCTGATGGAAAATACTTGTCCTACAGAGAAAGTAACGTAGAGGGGAAACGGCATATTTATGTAAAGAACCTTAAGACCAATGAAATAAAAAGAGCAATTGAAGAGAAAGAAGAGCTTGTTAGAACCTATGGATGGGTTAATAATGGGAGATTGTTCTATTCCATGGATAAAGGAGGGGATGAAAACTATCATATTTATGCGGTGGATTTAGATGGGAGCAATCAAAAAGACCTTACTCCTTTTGATGGCGTAAGAGCTCAGTTTACAGAACTGCTAAAAGAGGACAAAGACCACATTATTGTTGCTTTGAACAAAAACAATCCACAGGTTTTTGAACCTTATAAAGTAAACCTTAATACAGGAGAGTTAACACAACTATACTCCAATGAAGATGCAGCAAACCCTATTGCTGGTTACAACTTTGATAAAAATGGTAATCTTAAGGCCTTTGCCAAAATACGTGATGGAGTAGAGCAAGACATTTATTATGAAGATGGCAATGGAAGCTATAATGTCATAAAAAAATTAAACTGGAAAGATTCTTTCAATATTCTTGATTTTAACTATGCAACTGAAAATCCGCATGACGCATATGTTATTTCCAATTTAAGTAGTGACAAAGCAGAGATAGTGCTCTATGATTTAATGGAAGATAAAGTAATTGAGAAAGTCTTTACAAACAATCAGTATGATGTCCAGAGCATGGGGCTTTCCAGAAAAAGAAATTATGAAATAGATTATTTCTCCTATGAAGGGGAAAAGAACATTGTGGTACCAATAAGTGATTCATACAAAAAATTGGATAGCAAGATTAAAAAAGAACTTCCTGGAAAGCAATACAGTGTTTTAGATACTACAGATGATGAAAACCTTTATATGGTATATGTGGACAGTGATCGCCTGTATGGAGCATATTATGCTTTCAACGTTCAAAAAAATGAACTCAAGGAACTTTATAATACCATGCCTCAACTTAAGGAAGAGGATATGTCAGAAATGAGACCCATTACTTTTAAAAGTAGAGATGGCCTTACATTACATGGTTATATTACTTTGCCCAAAGCAGCATTGGCTGGACAAAAGGTTCCTGTAATTGTAAACCCACATGGAGGCCCGCAGGGAATACGTGATTCATGGGGCTTTAACCCAGAGTCGCAATTGTTTGCAAGTCGCGGGTATGCTACACTTCAAGTGAATTTTAGAATTTCAGGAGGCTACGGAAGAGAATTTTTAGAGTCTGGCTTTAAACAAATTGGAAGAAAAGCAATGGATGATGTGGAGGATGGATTGCAATACGTTATTGACCAAGGTTGGGTAGATGCGGACAAAGCCGCCATATATGGTGGTAGTCATGGTGGATATGCTGTTTTAAGAGGATTGACCAAAACACCGGATTTATATGCTTGTGGAGTGGATTATGTTGGAGTTTCAAATCTTTTCACTTTTATGAAAACCATTCCACCTTATTGGAAACCTTACTTAAAGATTATTAAGGAAATCTGGTATGATGAGGATGTGGCCGAGGAGAAGGCAATAATGGAAGAAGTTTCTCCAGTATACCAAATGGAGAAGATTAAAAAACCACTGTTTGTGGTGCAAGGTGCCAATGATCCTAGGGTAAATATAGATGAGTCTGATCAAATTGTAAGCGCTTTAAGAGGAAAAGGATATGACGTACCCTATATGGTAAAATATGATGAAGGACATGGTTTTGGTAAGGAAGAAAACAGAATTGAACTGTATAAGGCCATGATGGGCTTTTATTCCAAACATTTAGGAAAGCAAGAAATACCTGCACCTTTAAAAGATTAA
- a CDS encoding GNAT family N-acetyltransferase, translated as MNFDLQPILENDLVRLRPLLSEDFDLLYKVASDQLVWEQHPDNKRYTLSGFTNFFNESIASKGAIVIIEKQSGNVIGSSRFNLVPKYKEAVEIGWTFLSRAYWGGKFNSVCKQLMMNYAFQFVNEIVFFVDKNNIRSQKAVEKLSSLNKNKLTIEQSSENRGNDLVYRIAKA; from the coding sequence ATGAATTTTGATTTACAGCCAATTCTAGAGAATGATTTGGTAAGACTAAGACCCTTGTTGTCAGAAGATTTTGATTTGCTATATAAGGTTGCATCGGATCAATTAGTTTGGGAACAACACCCAGACAACAAAAGATATACTTTATCTGGATTCACTAATTTTTTCAATGAATCAATAGCTTCTAAAGGAGCAATTGTAATTATCGAAAAGCAATCAGGTAATGTGATTGGCAGTTCACGATTTAATTTAGTTCCCAAGTATAAAGAGGCCGTGGAAATTGGATGGACATTTTTGTCAAGAGCATATTGGGGAGGTAAGTTCAATTCGGTATGCAAACAACTAATGATGAATTATGCATTTCAGTTTGTAAATGAAATTGTATTTTTTGTAGACAAGAACAACATTCGTTCTCAAAAAGCAGTGGAGAAATTAAGCTCACTAAATAAGAATAAGTTGACCATTGAGCAAAGTTCTGAAAATCGAGGAAACGACTTGGTTTATAGGATTGCAAAAGCATAG
- a CDS encoding 5-(carboxyamino)imidazole ribonucleotide synthase, with protein sequence MHFFSSNFKLGILGGGQLGKMLLYETRKWDIYTKVMDASKEAPCKIACNHFVQGSLLDFDDVYTFGKDVDVLTIEIENVNVDALEKLESEGVKVYPPTNALRIIQNKATQKLFYTDNNIPTAPFTRFAYTSEIEDSIANGGLEFPFVWKSAQFGYDGQGVKVVRSLEDLKGLPNVECIAEKMVDFKNELAVVVARNTNGEVKTYPVVEMEFHPEANQVEYVICPARIEKSIAQKAVEVALKVSSHMEHVGLLAVELFQTQDGEILVNEVAPRPHNSGHYSIEGSYTNQFEQHIRAILGLPLGKTDSKVAAVMVNLVGDEGHTGDVVYENIDSILEMDGVTPHVYGKKQTRPFRKMGHVTIVDENMAKARKVAQQVKETIKVISK encoded by the coding sequence ATGCATTTTTTCTCTTCCAATTTTAAACTCGGTATTCTAGGTGGTGGCCAATTGGGCAAAATGTTACTTTATGAGACCCGAAAATGGGACATTTATACTAAGGTAATGGACGCTTCCAAAGAAGCTCCTTGTAAAATAGCCTGTAATCATTTTGTGCAGGGCAGTCTTCTAGATTTTGATGATGTATATACTTTTGGAAAAGATGTTGATGTTTTGACCATTGAAATTGAAAATGTAAATGTGGACGCTTTGGAAAAATTGGAAAGTGAAGGTGTAAAAGTATACCCCCCTACCAACGCGCTACGGATTATTCAGAATAAAGCGACACAGAAGCTGTTTTATACCGATAACAATATACCAACTGCTCCATTTACCCGATTTGCCTACACCTCCGAAATTGAGGATAGTATTGCTAATGGCGGTCTGGAATTTCCTTTTGTTTGGAAAAGTGCTCAGTTTGGATATGATGGACAAGGAGTTAAAGTGGTGCGCTCTTTAGAAGACCTTAAGGGTCTACCCAATGTGGAATGCATCGCGGAAAAAATGGTCGATTTTAAAAATGAACTGGCCGTTGTTGTTGCTAGAAATACCAACGGAGAAGTAAAAACGTATCCTGTTGTTGAAATGGAATTTCATCCTGAAGCCAATCAAGTTGAATATGTTATTTGTCCAGCACGTATTGAAAAATCCATTGCACAAAAGGCAGTAGAGGTAGCTTTAAAAGTTTCATCACATATGGAGCATGTTGGATTGCTTGCTGTGGAATTGTTTCAAACACAAGACGGTGAAATTTTGGTTAACGAAGTAGCACCAAGACCCCATAACAGCGGACATTATAGTATTGAAGGCAGTTATACCAATCAATTTGAACAGCATATAAGAGCAATACTTGGTTTACCTTTGGGAAAAACGGACAGCAAAGTAGCCGCAGTAATGGTAAACTTGGTAGGTGACGAAGGACATACTGGAGATGTTGTTTATGAAAATATAGATTCCATTTTAGAAATGGATGGTGTAACTCCTCATGTCTATGGAAAAAAACAGACACGCCCGTTTCGTAAAATGGGACATGTGACCATTGTAGATGAAAACATGGCCAAAGCAAGAAAAGTGGCACAACAAGTAAAAGAAACGATTAAAGTTATAAGCAAATAG